One genomic window of Phaenicophaeus curvirostris isolate KB17595 chromosome 21, BPBGC_Pcur_1.0, whole genome shotgun sequence includes the following:
- the SCARF1 gene encoding scavenger receptor class F member 1 — MGSPRPILCLQLWLWVQSSAQELDPGGRNVCRLPAGPACCPGWKQEGRECPVALCEGEDTCRADEVCVKPGLCLCKPGFFGADCSSRCPEQYWGPDCKRSCSCHPGGRCDPGSGHCTCNPDRWGERCQLPCQCGPRGRCDPVTGACRCEPGWWSPTCKKQCQCNPAGSQCDPLSGHCRCLPGWWGRRCSFKCSCSLSPCAQETGRCECQAGFWGPACQRRCDCLHGSCSPVSGHCACNPGYQGRSCQDPCPAGKYGSQCVHSCGSCKLGQPCSPVDGFCLACAPGWNGTLCKEPCAPGFHGQDCLQPCPQCRHGELCDPETGSCARCEPGWMGPSCNISCPTGTFGDGCQLLCPECVAGSCDPVSGACVCQAGYWGASCNDTCPEGYFGVNCSSPCQCSRGTCHPARGDCVLSFKDHGALAAAILVPLLLLLLCVACCCCGAGPADARDRAAVPDDDVLARMKHHVQGVLANLSAMMPCFSLSGSKLPKVTVSHHDMEIPFNPSFIEPPSAAWVSDSSFSSFDTDNEGPEYSIPPREGIPLLGGAELQDGASPPGEALPDPSAFDSEDVSQPFAIPRTSSIAKAKRPSVSFAEGTKFGAAETPSPGWKPKAPWGPSKLSQSPGDVTAETPAERPASDCSESPEPLGKGEESHRPSPRATPGGRRRVVSGTRHVAQRVEALEAAAKSSSWEAKGKEPDVTTIYMTVGTAGQEPRAEGSGEGPVQAVLKRLSSLQRGKWAAREEPKKRRSIEAIQKEESKVRRSVEAIQEEPKVRRSIEAIQKEESKVRKSGEAIQKPPRRALAQCRDSVNSCKQRESVPGAPGEPTPGKHQHLPGKRQSFLLASSSPKSTGAQDGAGDAVGAMERGKTPESVFSLETKGQAALEEEPKYENVSSSSSDLPPCPAEEPAATPAAT; from the exons ATGGGGAGCCCCCGGCCCATCCTCTGCCTCCAGCTGTGGCTGTGGGTGCAGAGCTCGGCCCAGGAGCTCGACCCCGGCGGCAGGAACGTCTGCAG GCTCCCCGCTGGCCCCGCGTGCTGCCCCGGCTGGAAGCAGGAAGGGCGGGAGTGCCCGGTTG CGCTGTGCGAGGGGGAGGACACCTGCAGGGCCGACGAGGTGTGCGTGAAACCTGGGCTTTGCCTCTGCAAACCCGGCTTCTTCGGCGCAGACTGCAGTTCCC GCTGCCCCGAGCAGTACTGGGGCCCCGACTGCAAGCGGAGCTGCTCGTGCCACCCCGGTGGGCGCTGCGACCCGGGCAGCGGGCACTGCACCTGCAACCCCGACCGCTGGGGAGAGCGCTGCCAGCTCCCCTGCCAGTGCGGCCCCCGCGGCCGCTGCGACCCCGTCACCGGCGCCTGCCGCTGCGAGCCGGGCTGGTGGTCGCCCACCTGCAAGAAGCAGTGCCAGTGCAACCCCGCCGGCTCCCAGTGCGACCCCCTCAGCGGCCACTGCCGCTGCCTGCCCggctggtggggcaggaggtgcAGCTTCAAATGCTCCTGCAGCCTCTCGCCCTGCGCCCAGGAGACGGGCAGGTGCGAGTGCCAGGCTGGGTTCTGGGGGCCCGCGTGCCAGCGCCGCTGCGACTGCCTGCACGGCTCCTGCAGCCCCGTCAGCGGGCACTGCGCCTGCAACCCCGGCTACCAGGGCAGGAGCTGCCAGGATCCCTGTCCGGCGGGGAAATACGGCTCTCAATGCGTGCACAG ctgtgggagctgcaAGCTCGGCCAGCCCTGCTCGCCCGTCGATGGCTTCTGCCTGGCCTGCGCGCCTGGCTGGAACGGGACCCTCTGCAAGGAGCCCTGCGCGCCCGGCTTCCACGGCCAGGACTGcctccagccctgtccccagtgCCGGCACGGGGAGCTCTGTGACCCAGAGACGGGGTCCTGCGCGCGCTGCGAGCCCGGCTGGATGGGACCCAG CTGCAACATCTCCTGCCCCACGGGCACCTTTGGCGATGGatgccagctcctctgccccGAGTGCGTGGCGGGGAGCTGCGACCCCGTGTCCGGAGCGTGCGTCTGCCAGGCTGGTTACTGGGGAGCCAG cTGCAACGACACCTGCCCGGAGGGGTATTTTGGAGTGAACTGCTCCTCACCCTGCCAGTGCTCCCGGGGGACCTGCCACCCCGCCCGGGGTGACTGCGTGTTGA GTTTTAAGGACCACGGAGCCCTTGCAGCCGCCATCCTCgtccctctcctgctgctgctgctctgcgtcgcctgctgctgctgtggagccGGCCCAGCAGATGCTAGAGACAG GGCGGCCGTGCCGGATGATGATGTTCTGGCCAGGATGAAGCACCACGTGCAGGGGGTGCTGGCGAATCTCAGCGCTATGATGCCTTGTTTTTCCCTGAGTGGCTCCAAACTTCCCAAAGTCACAG TTTCCCACCACGACATGGAAATCCCCTTCAACCCCAGCTTCATCGAGCCACCGTCGGCCGCATGGGTCTCAgacagctccttctcctccttcgaCACTGACAACGAGGGACCCGAGTATTCCATCCCACCCAGAGAAG GCATCCCGCTGCTCGGGGGGGCCGAGCTGCAGGACGGGGCATCCCCCCCCGGCGAGGCGCTCCCGGACCCGTCCGCCTTCGACTCCGAGGATGTCTCGCAGCCCTTTGCCATCCCGCGCACCTCCAGCATCGCCAAGGCCAAGCGGCCCTCCGTGTCCTTTGCTGAAGGGACAAAATTCGGGGCAGCGGAgacccccagccctggctggaAGCCCAAAGCCCCGTGGGGCCCATCCAAGCTGTCCCAGTCACCAGGGGATGTGACAGCCGAGACCCCGGCTGAACGACCGGCCAGCGATTGCTCCGAGAGCCCTGAGCCCCTCGGCAAGGGGGAGGAAAGCCACCGGCCGTCGCCGCGGGCCACCCCGGGGGGACGCCGGAGAGTGGTCTCTGGCACCAGGCACGTCGCCCAGAGAGTGGAGGCGCTTGAAGCGGCTGCAAAATCCAGCAGCTGGGAGGCGAAGGGGAAGGAGCCCGACGTCACCACCATCTACATGACGGTGGGAACGGCCGGGCaggagcccagggcagagggcaGCGGTGAGGGGCCAGTTCAGGCTGTGCTCAAGAGGCTGAGCAGCTTGCAGAGAGGTAAGTGGGCTGCAAGGGAGGAGCCCAAGAAGAGAAGGAGCATCGAGGCCATCCAGAAGGAGGAATCCAAGGTGAGGAGAAGCGTCGAGGCCATCCAGGAGGAACCCAAGGTGAGGAGGAGCATTGAGGCCATCCAGAAGGAGGAATCCAAGGTGAGGAAGAGTGGCGAGGCCATCCAGAAACCGCCCCGCCGGGCCCTGGCGCAGTGCAGAGACTCAGTGAATAGCTGCAAGCAGAGAGAGAGTGTCCCAGGGGCTCCTGGTGAGCCAACCCCTGGCAAGCACCAGCATCTCCCTGGGAAGAGACAGTCCTTCCTTCTTGCATCTTCCTCACCAAAAAGCACGGGGGCCCAGGATGGAGCTGGTGATGCTGTAGGTGCCATGGAGAGGGGCAAAACCCCTGAGTCAGTCTTCAGCCTGGAAACGAAGGGACAGGCTGCCCTGGAGGAAGAGCCAAAATACGAGAAcgtgagcagcagcagcagcgatTTGCCCCCCTGCCCCGCTGAGGAGCCAGCGGCCACCCCCGCGGCCACCTGA
- the RILP gene encoding rab-interacting lysosomal protein isoform X1, producing MAERRGRRAPGRLAPQLLYRSAGALGAELRRLAARCGPEAVAGLVPPLVRLLELLEAGLAPAGAEGGDAPAAARDEDPEQRLGEAERRERALRSRLAHLEEQNQQLLGQLAESQSQEDSTARKEREVMLRLKEVVDKQRDELRAQAHEIVCKSRDTEALQEQLHRFMAMNEDLRHKVAVVQAQLKSALEKKSDLEAALLETQREMSRRNRTSPETQQPKHKPEGASSPAEEPQHRDADPGRSPAHCCFSKEELQQILQERNELKTNLFLVQEELAYYQRELLNEERIPSFFLDAMKSTIKRQRKKIRAKMLGTAEESESSLLPEIKVLLSAPRVLLWLSPGSAAGAGLFAAVPVSLSAVTHAWLNAICPCVDVANGRRGGGTGTSRQGRLVPALCAGRLSSAEPLKMTVEMFPGGSARCLWAALAPRDLSLWGGKDPAGLQPWLCVAAGSRTRSLC from the exons ATGGCGGAGCGGCGGGGCCGCAGGGCTCCGGGCCGCCTGGCCCCGCAGCTCCTTTACCGCTCGGCCGGGGCGCTGGGGGCCGAGCTGCGCCGCCTGGCCGCCCGCTGCGGGCCCGAGGCCGTGGCCGGGCTGGTGCCGCCCCTGGtgcggctgctggagctgctggaggccgGCCTGGCCCCGGCGGGCGCCGAGGGGGGGGACGCGCCGGCGGCTGCACGGGACGAG GACCCAGAGCAGAGGCTGGGGGAGGCCGAGCGCCGGGAGCGAGCCCTGCGCAGCCGCCTGGCCCACCTGGAGGAGCAgaaccagcagctcctggggcaGCTTGCGGAGAGCCAGTCCCAGGAAG ACAGCACAGCTCGGAAGGAGCGGGAGGTGATGCTGCGGCTGAAGGAGGTGGTGGACAAGCAGAGGGATGAGCTTCGTGCCCAGGCCCACGAGATCGTCTGCAAGAGCCGAGACACGGAGGCG ctgcaggagcaACTGCATCGCTTCATGGCCATGAACGAGGACCTGCGTCACAAGGTGGCCGTGGTGCAGGCCCAGCTCAAGAGCGCCCTGGAGAAGAAATCGGACCTGGAGGCCGCGTTACTGGAAACCCAGAGGGAAATGAGCAGGAGGAACAGAACCAGCCCTGAAACCCAGCAGCCAAAGCACAAGCCG GAAGGAGCGTCCTCACCCGCGGAGGAGCCGCAGCACCGGGATGCAGACCCGGGCAGGAGCCCTGctcactgctgcttctccaaggaggagctgcagcagatCCTGCAGGAGCGGAACGAGCTCAAGACCAACCTGTTCTtggtgcaggaggagctggccTATTACCAGCG GGAGCTGCTGAACGAAGAGAGAATTCCCAGCTTCTTCCTGGACGCCATGAAGTCGACTAtcaaaaggcagaggaaaaagaTCAGAGCCAAAATGCTGGGAACGGCAGAGGAGTCGGAGAGCAG CCTCCTTCCAGAGATCAAAGTTTTATTGTCTGCACCGCGTGTCTTGCTCTGGCTCAGCCCTGGGAGCGCCGCAGGGGCTGGGCTCTTTGCTGccgtccctgtgtccctgtcagCGGTCACACACGCTTGGCTAAATGCCATTTGTCCCTGCGTGGACGTGGCCAACGGGAGGCGAGGTGGTGGCACTGGGACCTCCAGACAAGGCCGGCTGGTCCCCGCGCTGTGTGCTGGGAGGCTGTCCAGCGCGGAGCCTTTGAAGATGACGGTAGAGATGTTCCCTGGAGGTTCCGCGAGATGTTTGTGGGCAGCGTTGGCTCCGAGAGACTTGTCACTGTGGGGAGGGAAGGACcctgctgggctccagccctggctctgcgtggctgctggcagcaggacgCGAAGCCTGTGCTGA
- the RILP gene encoding rab-interacting lysosomal protein isoform X2 produces the protein MAERRGRRAPGRLAPQLLYRSAGALGAELRRLAARCGPEAVAGLVPPLVRLLELLEAGLAPAGAEGGDAPAAARDEDPEQRLGEAERRERALRSRLAHLEEQNQQLLGQLAESQSQEDSTARKEREVMLRLKEVVDKQRDELRAQAHEIVCKSRDTEALQEQLHRFMAMNEDLRHKVAVVQAQLKSALEKKSDLEAALLETQREMSRRNRTSPETQQPKHKPEGASSPAEEPQHRDADPGRSPAHCCFSKEELQQILQERNELKTNLFLVQEELAYYQRELLNEERIPSFFLDAMKSTIKRQRKKIRAKMLGTAEESESSDEDESSWLPAHGTDCVDAQPPESKIRSFFGPWYQGSSGNDPSTSSCSGAWEIIDSLDTQLELERASEPAASCPDRATPPL, from the exons ATGGCGGAGCGGCGGGGCCGCAGGGCTCCGGGCCGCCTGGCCCCGCAGCTCCTTTACCGCTCGGCCGGGGCGCTGGGGGCCGAGCTGCGCCGCCTGGCCGCCCGCTGCGGGCCCGAGGCCGTGGCCGGGCTGGTGCCGCCCCTGGtgcggctgctggagctgctggaggccgGCCTGGCCCCGGCGGGCGCCGAGGGGGGGGACGCGCCGGCGGCTGCACGGGACGAG GACCCAGAGCAGAGGCTGGGGGAGGCCGAGCGCCGGGAGCGAGCCCTGCGCAGCCGCCTGGCCCACCTGGAGGAGCAgaaccagcagctcctggggcaGCTTGCGGAGAGCCAGTCCCAGGAAG ACAGCACAGCTCGGAAGGAGCGGGAGGTGATGCTGCGGCTGAAGGAGGTGGTGGACAAGCAGAGGGATGAGCTTCGTGCCCAGGCCCACGAGATCGTCTGCAAGAGCCGAGACACGGAGGCG ctgcaggagcaACTGCATCGCTTCATGGCCATGAACGAGGACCTGCGTCACAAGGTGGCCGTGGTGCAGGCCCAGCTCAAGAGCGCCCTGGAGAAGAAATCGGACCTGGAGGCCGCGTTACTGGAAACCCAGAGGGAAATGAGCAGGAGGAACAGAACCAGCCCTGAAACCCAGCAGCCAAAGCACAAGCCG GAAGGAGCGTCCTCACCCGCGGAGGAGCCGCAGCACCGGGATGCAGACCCGGGCAGGAGCCCTGctcactgctgcttctccaaggaggagctgcagcagatCCTGCAGGAGCGGAACGAGCTCAAGACCAACCTGTTCTtggtgcaggaggagctggccTATTACCAGCG GGAGCTGCTGAACGAAGAGAGAATTCCCAGCTTCTTCCTGGACGCCATGAAGTCGACTAtcaaaaggcagaggaaaaagaTCAGAGCCAAAATGCTGGGAACGGCAGAGGAGTCGGAGAGCAG CGATGAAGACGAGAGCTCCTGGCTCCCAGCGCACGGCACAGACTGCGTGGATGCTCAGCCTCCGGAATCCAAAATAAGGAGCTT TTTTGGGCCGTGGTATCAGGGCAGCAGCGGCAACGACCCCTCCACATCCAGCTGCTCCGGAGCCTGGGAAATCATCGACTCGCTGGACACACAACTGGAACTGGAGAGAGCGAGCGAGCCAGCGGCCAGCTGCCCTGACAGAGCCACGCCGCCCCTCTGA